The window TCCCCACCGGGCGGTGAGCACATCGACGATGTGCATCCCACGGCCCCGCTCATCGGAATCGACGATCTCCCGAGCCATCGGCCGCACCGACGACCCATCAGCGAGCTCCAGACGCAACACCGCACCAGTGACCCGAAGCTCCAACCGCAGCTGCCCCCGTTCACCGGCGTGCTGCACAGCGTTCGTCACCAGCTCCGACACCACCACCACCGCGGCATCGTCAGGCCAGCAACAACCCCCGCAGCACCTCCCGAGCAGCGCCCACGGAACGCGCATCGAACGGGAGATCCACACTGGCCGACCAGCCCCTGTCGCGCACCGCGACCAACCCCTCACCCCGCCGATCATGTCTCTCGCCGGCCCTCCTGCCCACCCATGGACTCAACGAACCGCGCCCGCGGGCGGCCCCTCCGCGTAGCCCACCACCGCGTCAAGCGGATCTTCACCGCTCCTGCCAACCCGGCCCCCGCCGGCGCGCTGCCGGCCTGCGGGTCCAGCAGCCTGCTGGGCTGGTCCTCGTCGTCGCGTCCACCACGACAGCCGGTCCTAGGCCTGGACGCGACGGCCTTACTACTGAGCCGTACACCCCCTGGGCAGGGTCGCCATCGGACGGTCTCACGGGGCGCCTTCGGGGATTCCGCCTGGACGGCCGACCGGGGTCTTGCCTCAGATGTGTCGCCGGTGCTATAAAAAATCTGGGTCAGCCAACACAGATAAGTGGTGACCCAACGCTCTGATCGACAAGATCGTGATCGTGGAGGTGGAGTTCCGATGTTGGTGCGCACCGACCCGTTCCGGGAGCTGGACCGGCTCAGCCAGCAGGTGCTCGGCACCCTGGGCACGGTGGCCCGTCCGACCGGGATGCCGATCGACGCCTGGCGCGAGGGCGAGGAGTTCGTAGCGGAGTTCGACCTGCCCGGGGTGGACCCCGCCACCGTTGACCTGGACGTCGAACGCAACGTGCTGACCGTGCGCGCGGAACGTCCGGCGCTGAAGGGGAACGGCGAGGTCCTGGTCGCCGAGCGGCCCCGCGGAGTGTTCAGCCGCCAGCTGATCCTCGGCGACAACCTGGACACGGAGAAGATCACCGCCAGCTACCACGCCGGGGTGCTGACCCTGCGAATCCCGGTCGCCGAGAAGGCCAAGCCCCGCAAGATCGCGATCGACACGTCCAGCGACGACCGCCGGGCCATCCACGCCTGACCCGGGGCGGGACCGATGACGACCCCGCAGGGGGCGGCGCCGGTCCGGCCGGTCGAGGCGCAGCTGGCCGACCTGATCTGCTCCGACCCCGACCTGCTGCAAGCCGAGTTCGACGCGATCATCTCGGCCGGGTGGGACAGCGACGTCCCGACAGGCGGGCCGAGACAGCCAGCCACGCCGAGACCAGCATCGCCGAGACCACCACGCACCGCGTGCTGTCCCCACCCGCACCCATCCGGGCCGCCGGTTACCCGACGACTCCAACGCAGAGCCGGACAGCGGGCGCCGCCCAACAGCTGAACCATGACATCGAGCCAGCGGCACGGCGAAGGGAGACATAGCCTCACCACTCACGACCCCAGGGAACGCCCATCAGCACGTCGTGTCGCGCGCAGGTCTGGCCCCCGGCCGCCCCTACCGAGGGCCAGACCTGCCCGACGAGTCCGCGGACGGGAAAGTCACCTTCTCACTGATCTCCAGGAACCTGGTCACAAACTCGTCGATCTCCGAGCCACTCAGATTGGTCGTCCCCAACCCCGCGCCGAGGCGGAACGCCTGGTACGACGCCAGAAAGTCCGCGCCCGCGAACCGCTTCCCCGTCCCGGCCATTACCTGCACCGACACCGTCGGCTGGCATGACGCCCAACGTCACAGCACCGCGGGTCAGCCCTTGGTATGCCAGTAGGGCTTGACTTTCGGCGAGTACCGGGATGACCCAGTCGGTATCTACGCGCCGATCGCTCGGAAGCGGTGGCCACCGCGGCCGATGACGCTGGCGGTGAGACTCGGGTTCTCGCGTCGCCGTGGCTAGGGCGCCGTGCGCGGCGGCCCGTCGCCCGGTCACGCGGCGGCCGAACGGAAGTCGGCGAAGCGGATGGCCCGGGCGGCGATGGCTCGCTTGCGGGCATCCGAAGAGGCTCAGGACACGGACGGGAAAGCGCCCGAACGCGCACGGGCACGGGAGGCCTGACCGGGGTTCTGCTGCGGGCGGGGGCACAGACAACGGCGTCTGTGCCCCCGCCTCCATGTCCAGGGTGCCAGCGGACCCGATCCGCTCAGGCGGCACCGGGACGGGGCTAGCGGCTCTTGGCGAGTTCGTCGGCGTCGGCGCGCGTGATAATCGCGTCGGCGATCGCGTACTCGGCCTCGTCGAGGACGAAGAGCGCCAGATCGATCGCGTTGACGGCGTCCTGCTCCGCCACGTCAGCATGGAGCTCCGCCTTTCGGGCATCCCAGTCCTTGCGGCGCTCCTCAGCGTCTGCGCGCATCTCGGCGAACCGCTGGTTCACGGAGGAGCGCACGGCGTCCCAGTGCTCCTTCATGCCGGCCTTCGCCCCGGCGGCGTCCTCCTTGACCTTGGCCCTACCTCTCTCGACGGAGGTCTTCAGCTCGGCGCGCTGCGCCTCCAGCCGCTCGCGGTTCCTGTCCCGCGCCGCGGCAACAACGTCCTCGATCTTCCGCGTTCCCTCGGACAGCTCGTTGAGCTGCTCAGTCAGTGTCGTCATCCCTGACTCCCTGCCCCTCGATCATGGTCGTTGGTCCGTTCTGGCTGACAGGTCAGCACCTGGTGTCCATACCCTGACCGTAGGTGTAGGACACGGACGCATCTGCCACCGTCGGAACCGTCCCTACATACGGAGAGTCAGGCACCTGGCCTGGGCGTCGGCAGGCACTGTTGCACGGGCTGGGGCCGCGGCTCGGATCGGTAATCGAGGCATGATCGAGTGATGCTTCGCCGCCCTCGTCCACCGGTCCCGGTCTCGGAGTTCGCGGGGTTCCGCTTCCCTCCTGAGGTGATCGTGCTGGGCGTCCGGTGGTATCTGCGGTACGCGCTGTCGTACCGGGATCTCGAGGAGCTGCTGGCCGAGCGTGGCGTCGAGGTCGACCACGTCACAATCTTCCGCTGGGTGCAGCGGTTCACTCCGCTGCTGATCGACGCGGCCCGGCCCTGCCGCCACAGCCCTGGTGACAGGTGGTTCTGCGATGAGACCTACGTGAAGGTCGCCGGACGGTGGACATACCTCTACAGGGCCATCGACCAGTTCGGCCAGGTCATCGACGTGCTCGCCTCCAAGAAGCGGGACCTGGCCGCGGCGCGGCGGTTCTTCACCCGGGCGCTGTCTCACGGCTGCCGACCGGTCGAGGTGACCACCGACCGGGCCGCGGCCTACCCACGGGTCCTCGATGAGCAGCTCCCCGCCGCCCACCACGTTAACGTCCGCTATGCGAACAACCCGATCGAGACCGATCACGGACGACTCAAAGCCCGGCTGCGGCGATGCGCGGGTTGAAACGCCTCCGATCGGCCCAGGTGATCGGCTCCGGTAATGTCTTCGTCCAGAACGTCCGCCGCGGCCACTACGAACTCGCCACCACCATCGATCCCCGGCGTCGACTCGCGGCAGCATTCGCCGAGCTCGCTCTGGCCGTCTGACCAGGGCAGCAACCCGTATCCGCCACGCCTTGCCTCGGCCGAATGCAACAGCGCCTTGAGCTAAGCCAGCCGATCTTGACCGTAGATCTTCTTGCGATCACGCCGTCCAGAGGCTCGGCCGGTTGCTCTCAGGGTTCCCGTTGCCCCTTCTCGAGACCTCGAGGTCGAAAGATTTACAGCCAAGATCACTCGTCTTGGCTCGATGCAACACTGCACGTGGCCATTTGGCGGAGGTATCGCTGGGTTCGCGCGGTCCTGCCCCGCGCCGGTTACTTGTGCAGTGTCACCGCAGGTAACCGGATTCAACCCGCCCGGATCGGCGGTTGACGACGCGCCGCAACCGGCCGTGACTGTAGGGCAGAACGGTCATCGGTGGCCGACGTGTGCTCATTGTGCGTACGGACGGCGCGGCATTTCCCGGCACCAGGAAACCCGCCGCAACACCTATCGTGGCCGCGACGTGGACCAATCGGTATTTCCTGATATTGGACGGCAGCAGTAAACACGGGAATGGCCGTCTTGTAATCGGGCGGTTAGGGGTTCGAGTCCCCTCGTCGGCTCGATCAACATCCCGCTGACCTGCGTTTTTATCATTATCGATCTTGTGAAAGATATAGATTTTTAGGTGTTTGTGTGCTCATCGATGAGCACACAAGTGGAGCGCTCCCTTCCCTGATCGATCCGTGGCACCGTTCCTCGTCGTCCTACTTGCAGCCGCTGGGGCCCGCGCGGACGCGTGTTGAGGGGATATATCCGTCTCGGCGTAGGCTCGCTGTGTGTGCGGTCTTGACTTTTGGTGTCGGGCTCGTGTTTTCATGCGGGAAATTCGCGGTGTGGGTAGGGGCGGGCAATAGCGCAGGATCCCCGATCGAGGTCCTCCGCATACTCCAACATCGTGATCATGACCAGCCGAGCCGTGGACCTGTCAGACACCTAAGCCCGGTGGTAGTCCCTTGCTCCCGGGCCTTCAGGGAGCCAGGCCCGCCCGCCGTGTCGCCGTCCTGGGAGGGAGTTCTCAGCGGCCGTCTCGGTGCGGGGACCGGCCGTTACCCACCTTGACCTGCGGGTTGGTCCTTGCTGCCGGCGCGGGCGAACTTGGGGCTGCGCATGCTCTCCGGCGCAGGATGGGTGGCGGTCTGCGTCGCCCGTGTCTCTTCCGAGACAGAGGAGTCATCATGAAGATTCCGATGGCGGTCGAGTTCCACGGGCCGGACATCGCGGTCCGCATTCGGACCGCCAAGAAGATCCACGGTATTGCCTGGTCGAGGAGTTACCTCGTCGCTCGCCGTGGCGGGTACCCGTTCGCGGTCTTGGGAATCGCAGGTCATCCCCATATCCGCAGGGTCGGTGGCACCGCGTTGATGGGAATTGGAGAACAGCCAGGAAACGCGTCTGATGGAGACGGGGGTGAGTGGAGCGCGATTCCTGGAAGCCTGGTCACCCGCCCGATTTCACATCGGGACCGGGGACTGTGCTCGAGGGACCTCCCGGGCGCCATGAGCGGGACGGTGTCCAAGCGCTGCTCGTGCCGGGGCGCCAACGGCCGCCAGCTGGGTTCCCGATGCCCGAAGCTGCGACACGAGGACGGTGACTGGCGGTCCGAGCACGGCACCTGGGGCTACCAGATAGACCTACCGCCGACGGCGGACGGCCGTCGGCGCCAGATTCGCCGAGGCGGGCTGGCCAGCGACACCGACGCTCACGACGCACTCGGCCAGATCCGCACGCTACTCGCTGATCCCGCCGACGCCGCCGAACGTGAGCAGGCTGCAGCCCTCATCGTCGAGACGTTGCGCGCGGGCGGCCCGCTGCCCGAGGTCGACGACCTCCGTCACCGCTCTCACCGCCGCGACGGCGTCGATCCTCGGATCAGCGTGGCAGCCTGGCTCCAGACCTGGCTGGCCGGCCGGCGACGGATCAGCGAGTCGACCAGAGCCGGCTACCAGACCAACATCCGTCTCCACCTGAACCCGGCGATCGGCCATCTGCGCCTCGACCGGCTCAGCGTCGCCGATCTCGATGACCTTTTCGACGGGATCGAAGTCCACAACGAGACCATCCGCCGCCTCCGCGCCACCGGCACTCCCGAGGAGAAGCAGGCGATCCACGGACGGAGAGCGATTGGCGCGGCGAGCAAACAGCGGATCCGCGCCACCCTGCGGGCCGCGCTCAACCACGCGATCCGCCTCGGACTGATCACCCACAACCCCGCGTCCTACGTCGAGCTGCCCACTGGTAGACCCCCACGGGCGTTGCTGTGGACCGAGGCGCGGGTGACCCGCTGGCGCGAGACAGGCGAAATCCCCTCGCCGGTCATGGTCTGGACCCCGGCCCAGCTCGGCGCGTTCCTCGACCACGCCGAACCCGACCCGCTCTACCCGCTGTTCCACCTCGTAGCCCACCGCGGCCTACGCCGCGGCGAGGCCTGCGGTCTGCACTGGGCCGACGTCGACCTCGCGACCGCCACGCTGACCGTCCGCTGGCAGATCGTCCGGAACGGCGCGGCCACTGAGCTGAAGAAACCCAAGTCCGACGCCGCAGACCGCCAGATCCCCTCGACGCCGGCACCGTGGCCGTTCTGCGTGAGCACCACGCCCGCCAGAACACCGACCGGCTCAAAGCCGGACCCGCCGGGCCGAACACCGACCTCGTTTTCCTCAACTCCGACGGCGCCTCCCCGTACCCCGCAAAGATCAGCGGCCGTTTCCGTGACCTATGGACAGGCGCCGGCCTGCCCCCGGTCCGACTCCACGACCTCCGCCACGCCGCCGCGACCCTGGCGCTCGCCGCCGGCGCCGACCTCAAGACCGTCCAGGAACTCCTCGGCCACTCCACGATCACGATCACCGCCGATACCTACACCCACGTCTTGCCAGAACTCGCCCGCGACCTCGCCGAAAACGTCGCCCGCCTCATCCCACGCACCGCCCGACCACACCGCCAAACCGCCGGCTGACCCGCCAGATCTCCAAGGGTTCGGGCCGGGCCAGAGACGGCGACGATGTTGCCCGGAGGCCGTTGCGTCGGCCGATGCAACAGCGCCGTCACCGCCGGGGAGCAGACGCAGCAGCGCGAACGCGTTCGTGACACGGAGGTAGGTGAGGCGAAGCGGCACGAACCGGCATCGTCCCGCAGCCACCGACCCCAGCGGACGAGGGCCCGGACCTGGCTGGTCTCACGATCGGCAGCCACTGCTGCGAGCGCCCTGAACAGGGCGGATGACATTTTCGGCAAGCAGTGCGACACGAACACGAAGGAGGGCTCCGATGTAGACGGAGACCGTTCTGGAGCGGTGCTGTGCGGGAGATGGAGGTGGATCCTCCGTGGTCGGCCATGCAGGGGCTGGCCGCAAACCACCGCAGGGTGCGTCGGTTAAGGGCCGGGGTGCTGAGCGCTGCGGAAAAGGCGTGCCGGTGAGTGCGTCAGGTGTGGGCCAGGAAGGCGAGCGAAAGCGAACCGCTGATGACGTGTCGAAAGAAATATGATGGCATCGAAACCAGGGTCGTGCTTGTGCTCTGGGATGAGTTCGGGGGCTGCCTGCGTGCTGCCCGGATGGTGCCCGGCATGGAGGCGGCGCGAGCCTGGTCTGGGCTCTCGTGCGGAACGTGTGAACCTGTCGCTCCAGCGCTGCGGCCTCTGGTCGAGGTCGTGGGAGGGAGAACTTCAAGCGGTGGATGCCGCGAGGGGAGAGTACCGAGTCGTTGGAGAACGGGGGCGGACCGCCTCGTAGTAGTGGTGAACCCTGGTAATGCGGGGGGAGCGAAGGGGGCGGGTTGTCCAGGCCCGCGGGCCGGTCAACCGTCATGGTCTGATGGTGGGAGGAGCCGGTGGTAGTTGATGCACCTCGCGGGTCGAAGCCATTTGCTATTTCCAAGCATGCGGTGTGGGAGGCGTGGAAGAGAGTCAAGGCGAACAAGGGGGCGGCGGGCGTCGACGAACAGTCGATTGCCCAGTTCGAGCAGGACCTGAAAGGGAACCTGTATCGGCTGTGGAACCGGATGTCGTCGGGATGTTATTTCCCGTCGCCGGTACGCGCTGTGGAGATCCCCAAACGGGGTGGTGATGGGGTCAGGGTTCTCGGCGTGCCCACGGTGACGGACCGGGTGGCGCAGACCGTGGCGGTGATGTACCTGGAGCCAGCGGTGGAACCAATCTTCCATCAGGACTCGTACGGGTACCGGCCGAACCGGTCGGCGCTCGATGCTGTCGGGGTGTGCCGTGAACGCTGCTGGCGCAGTGACTGGGTCATTGATCTCGACATCCGGTCGTTCTTCGACAGCATCGACCACGATCTGCTGCTTCGTGCGGTGGAACGCCACACCGACCAGCGCTGGATCCTGCTGTATGTGCGGCGGTGGCTGGTTGCCCCGTTGCGGCAGCCGGACGGAACGCTGGTCGAACGCGATCGCGGAAGTCCTCAGGGCTCTGCGATCTCACCGTTGCTCGCGAACATTTTTCTGCACTATGCGTTCGACGCCTGGATGACCCGGGAGCATCCGAGTGTGCCCTTCGAGCGTTACAGTGACGATGTTATCGTGCACTGCCGGACCGGCCGGCAGGCGCAATACGTTCGGGACGCGATCGCGGCTCGGCTGGCGGATGTGGGCTTGGAACTCAACGAGACCAAGACCCGTATCGTGTACTGCAAGAGCACGTACCGTTCAGGTTCTTACGAGCATGAGCGGTTCGATTTCCTCGGGTACACGTTCCGGCCACGGCTGGCAGTTAACAGTCGGGGTATGGGTTTCGTCGCCTTCTCGCCCGCGGTCTCAGATTATGCCGCCAAACGGATGCGGCAGGAGATGCGCCGCTGGCGGTTACATCTTCGTTCCGGGCAGACTCTCCTCGACCTGGCACAGACGGTCAACGCTGTTATCCAGGGCTGGATCAACTATTACGGACGCTTCCGTAGGTCCGAGCTGGTCCGGGTCTTCTCCTACCTCAACGACCACCTTGCCCGGTGGGCCATGCGGAAGTACAAACGGCTGCACCGCAGCTGGCGACGGGCACGCAGACTCCTGGGACAGGTCGCACGACGCGACCCAGGGCTGTTCGCCCACTGGCAGCTCGGACTGCGGCCGAAGGCTGGATGACGGGAGCCGGATGAGGCGAGAGTCTCACGTCCGGATCTACGAGCGCCGAGGGGTGAGACTCCCCTCGGCGACTCACCCAGGCGTCGGATCGACGCTCGGCTTGACATCTTATGATTGGTCTATCAATAATGGGTTCATGGCCACTGAGCGAGTCCATGAGCGGCGCCTCTCGATGGAGGAGCGCCGCGAGCAGGTGTTGACGGCCGCGGTGGCCGAGTTCGCCGAGAACGGTTACCACGCGGCGCGTACCGCGGCGATCGCGGCTCGGGCCGGGATCTCTCAGCCCTACATCTACGCGTTGTTCGAGAACAAGAAGGTGTTGTTCCTTGCCTGCCAGGACCAGGTGCATGAGCGGATCCGGGGGGTCTTCGCTGCGGCGCTGCGCCCGGCGGAGTCGCCGGCCGAGTCTCTGCGCCTGCTGGGTCGGGCCTACCAGGTCCTGCTTGCCGACGAGGACCTGATGCGGTGCCGGATGCAGGGCTTCGCCGCGGCCGCCGACCCGGAGATCCGAGCGCATGTGCACCGCTGCTTCGTCGAGCTGTTCGACGCGGTGAAGGAGATGACGGGCGCCGACCAGGAGCAGGTCGCCCGGTTCTTCGCCACCGGGATGCTGCTGACCATCGGCGTCACGATCGACCTGCCACGCTCCTACGCGTTCGCCCCGCCCGCCCACTGATCGTCTTTTTTTTCGCCGTTAATTTATAGGTCAATCAATCAAGAGAGGTTCCTGGCATGACCACCATCCACACTCCTTCCCGCACCCGTCCCTCCCGTCCGAGCGCCCCGGCGACTCCCGCCTCCCTCGGCGCCCGGCCCGCCCCGTTCCGCCGCCGGTGGGCGACCCTCGCCGTGCTCTGCCTGAGCCTGCTGGTGATCGTGGTCGACACCACGATCGTCAACGTGGCCCTCCCGACCCTGTCCCGCGACCTGCATCCCACCGCGAGCGGCCTCGCCTGGATCGTCGACGCCTACACCCTGGCCTTCGCCGCCCTGCTGCTACCCGCCGGCGCCCTCGGCGACCGCTACGGCCGACACCGCGCCCTCGCCGCCGGGCTGATCGTGTTCGGCGCCGGCTCGCTCGGCGCGGCGCTGACCACCACCACCGCACAGCTGATCGCGCTACGTGCCGTGATGGGCGCGGGCGCCGCGTTCGTCATGCCCGCCACGCTGTCGATCCTCACCAGCGTGTTCACCGACCCCGCCGAACGCGTCAAGGCGATCGGGCTGTGGTCCGGAGTCAGCGGGCTCGGTGTCGCGATCGGCCCGACCGCCGGCGGCTGGCTTTTGGCCCACTTCTCCTGGGGGTCGATCTTCCTGGTCAACCTGCCCGTCGTCGCGGTCGCCCTGACCGCCGGGACACTGCTGGTACCCGCCTCCCGCGCACCGCGCCCGGTCCGGCCCGACCTCGCCGGCGCGCTGCTGTCGATCGCCGGCCTGGGCACGCTGACCTACACCCTCATCCAAGCCCCCGCCGCCGGCTGGACCTCGACCACCACCCTGGCCCGCGCCGCCGCCACCGCGGCCCTGCTCGCCGCTTTCATCGGCTGGCAGCTACACAGTGACCACCCGATGGTCGACGTCACCGTGTTCCGCAACCCCCGCTTCACCGCCGCATCCGCCGCGATCATGACAATGTTCTTCGCGCTCACCGGCGTGACGTTCCTACTCACCCAGATCTACCAGTTCGTTCTCGGCTACTCCCCGCTCGGCGCCGGCGTCCGCGCCCTGCCCTCCGCGCTCGCCCTAGCCATCGCCTCCCAGTTCGGCGCCCACCTCGCCACCCGGCTCGGGACCAGGGCCACCGTGGCCGGCGGCCTACTCGTCATGGCCGGCGGGCTCACCTTCTTCGCCACCGCCACCACCGCGTCCACCTACCCGCACTACCTGATCGCC of the Pseudofrankia saprophytica genome contains:
- a CDS encoding DHA2 family efflux MFS transporter permease subunit, with the translated sequence MTTIHTPSRTRPSRPSAPATPASLGARPAPFRRRWATLAVLCLSLLVIVVDTTIVNVALPTLSRDLHPTASGLAWIVDAYTLAFAALLLPAGALGDRYGRHRALAAGLIVFGAGSLGAALTTTTAQLIALRAVMGAGAAFVMPATLSILTSVFTDPAERVKAIGLWSGVSGLGVAIGPTAGGWLLAHFSWGSIFLVNLPVVAVALTAGTLLVPASRAPRPVRPDLAGALLSIAGLGTLTYTLIQAPAAGWTSTTTLARAAATAALLAAFIGWQLHSDHPMVDVTVFRNPRFTAASAAIMTMFFALTGVTFLLTQIYQFVLGYSPLGAGVRALPSALALAIASQFGAHLATRLGTRATVAGGLLVMAGGLTFFATATTASTYPHYLIATVVMSTGLGLAMAPATTSIMNALPPAKTGVGSAINDTTRNLGSVLGIAILGSIATTAYTHTLTNQLPAATAPTAGQSIGAATAIAHHTPGPAGQAIAHTAASAFIHGTSLALTAATATLLAAAAIALRYLPARTAAAPQLQTEPEPAA
- a CDS encoding tyrosine-type recombinase/integrase — its product is MAVLREHHARQNTDRLKAGPAGPNTDLVFLNSDGASPYPAKISGRFRDLWTGAGLPPVRLHDLRHAAATLALAAGADLKTVQELLGHSTITITADTYTHVLPELARDLAENVARLIPRTARPHRQTAG
- a CDS encoding Hsp20/alpha crystallin family protein, which encodes MLVRTDPFRELDRLSQQVLGTLGTVARPTGMPIDAWREGEEFVAEFDLPGVDPATVDLDVERNVLTVRAERPALKGNGEVLVAERPRGVFSRQLILGDNLDTEKITASYHAGVLTLRIPVAEKAKPRKIAIDTSSDDRRAIHA
- a CDS encoding TetR/AcrR family transcriptional regulator, with the translated sequence MATERVHERRLSMEERREQVLTAAVAEFAENGYHAARTAAIAARAGISQPYIYALFENKKVLFLACQDQVHERIRGVFAAALRPAESPAESLRLLGRAYQVLLADEDLMRCRMQGFAAAADPEIRAHVHRCFVELFDAVKEMTGADQEQVARFFATGMLLTIGVTIDLPRSYAFAPPAH
- a CDS encoding ATP-binding protein, producing the protein MVVVSELVTNAVQHAGERGQLRLELRVTGAVLRLELADGSSVRPMAREIVDSDERGRGMHIVDVLTARWGVETHGAGKRVWVELD
- the ltrA gene encoding group II intron reverse transcriptase/maturase, giving the protein MVVDAPRGSKPFAISKHAVWEAWKRVKANKGAAGVDEQSIAQFEQDLKGNLYRLWNRMSSGCYFPSPVRAVEIPKRGGDGVRVLGVPTVTDRVAQTVAVMYLEPAVEPIFHQDSYGYRPNRSALDAVGVCRERCWRSDWVIDLDIRSFFDSIDHDLLLRAVERHTDQRWILLYVRRWLVAPLRQPDGTLVERDRGSPQGSAISPLLANIFLHYAFDAWMTREHPSVPFERYSDDVIVHCRTGRQAQYVRDAIAARLADVGLELNETKTRIVYCKSTYRSGSYEHERFDFLGYTFRPRLAVNSRGMGFVAFSPAVSDYAAKRMRQEMRRWRLHLRSGQTLLDLAQTVNAVIQGWINYYGRFRRSELVRVFSYLNDHLARWAMRKYKRLHRSWRRARRLLGQVARRDPGLFAHWQLGLRPKAG